The Deinococcus depolymerans genome contains the following window.
GGTTCTCGCCGTTCAGCGTCTCGATCACGGTGTAGCGTTCCGGGCCGGCGTTCACGGGTTCGCGCCGCAGCTCGTCGGGTTTCAGCGTCTGTGCCTTCAGGAAGGAGTCCACGGCCGGCTGCGTGGCCCGGAAGGTCCGGTACGCGCCCTGCAGGCTCGTGTCGTCCACGCTGCGCACCGTGAACCGCCACACCGCCTGGTCGGAGGTGATGCTGCGCCGGGCGCTGCCGGTCACGTTGATCACGTCGCTGGCGTTACGCAGGTCGCCCAGGCCGCGCACGACCAGCACGCCGGTCAGCACGAAGGCCGCCGAGGCGATCGCGGTGGCGAGAACGGCACTGAATCCGGCACGGGAGGAACTGGTCATGCGGTCAGCTTACGCCGCCGCGCGTGTGGCGTGACGGGGTGCGGCCCGGTATCATGCGGGAATGACGGTTCTCCTCACGCCACCCTAGCGGGAGTCGAGTCCCGCGTTTGCACTCCCCCCGTTCCCCCCCCGCTTCGGGCCGCGCTCGTTCAGGCCCGCAGGAGTTCCCATGACCAGCCCCGACACCAACCCCGCCGCGCTGAGCAGCGAGATCGCCCGCCGCCGCACGTTCGCCATCATCAGCCACCCGGACGCCGGGAAGACCACCATCACCGAAAAACTCCTGCTGTACGGAGGCGCCATCCAGGAGGCCGGCAGCGTCACCGCCAAGGAGGGCCGCAGCCACACCAAGAGCGACTGGATGAGCATCGAGCAGCAGCGCGGCATCTCCATCAGTTCCTCCGCGCTGACCTTCGAGTACGGGGGGCGGCACATCAACCTGCTCGACACCCCCGGACACCAGGATTTCAGTGAGGACACCTACCGCACCCTGACCGCCGCCGACAGCGCCCTGATGGTCCTGGACGCCGCGCGTGGCGTGCAGGCGCAGACCGAGAAGCTGTTCGCGGTGTGCCGCAACCGGGGCATTCCGATCCTGACCTTCGTGAACAAGATGGACCGCCCCGCCCAGGACCCCTTCGAACTGCTCGAGCAGCTCGAAGGCATCCTGAAGATCACGGCCGTGCCGCTCACGTGGCCCATCGGGGACGGACCGGACTTCAAGGGCGTGTACGACCTGCAGACCGGGCAGGTCCTGGCCTTCGAGCGCACGTCCGGCGGCAAGCACCGCGCGCCCATGCAGACCAGCGGCCTGAACGACCCGAAACTGGACGCCCTGGTCGGCGCGGACCTCGCCGCGAAACTGCGCGAGGACGTCGAACTGATCCAGGGGGCCATGCCGGAATTCGAGGAAGCGAAATTCCTGAGTGGCGAACTCACCCCGGTGTTCTTCGGATCCGCCATGAACAACTTCGGCGTCGAACACTTCCTGAGCAACTTCGTGGACCTCGCGCCGCCTCCCGGCGCGGTCGAGACGAACCTGGGCGAACGCAGCCCGGAAGCACCGTTCGCGGGCTTCATCTTCAAGCTGCAGGCGAACATGAGCAAGCAGCACCGTGACCGCACCGCGTACATGCGCGTCATGAGCGGGCACTTCGAGCGTGGCATGGACGTCACGCACACCCGCACGGGCCGCAAGTTGCGGCTCTCGCAGGCGCACACCCTGTTCGCGCAGGACCGCGAGAAGGTCGAGGAAGCGTACCCGGGCGACATCGTGGGTCTCGTGAACCCCGGCGTGTTCCAGATCGGGGACGTGATCAGCCTCGACGCCAAGGTCACGCTGCCCGGCTTCCCGCGCTTCACGCCCGAGACGTTCGCCACCATCAGCCTGAAAGACGTCGGGAAACGCAAGGCGTTCATGAAGGGCCTCACGCAGCTGGCCGAGGAAGGCGTCGTGCAGGTGTTCTACCCCACCGACGGCGCCCGCGATCCCTACCTGGGCGCGGTCGGGCCGCTGCAGTTCGAGGTGTTCCAGGCCCGCCTTCAGGAGGAGTACGGCGTGGACGTCGAGATGCACGTCACCAGTTACGGGCTGGTGCGCTGGCTGGCCGGCGACCCCACCAACGTCGCCCGCTTCGCCCGCCACGTCGAGGACGACCAGGGCCGACCCGTCATGCTGTTCCGCAGCAAGTACGACCTGGAATACACCGCCGAGCAACACCCGGAAATCGAGTTCCTGCCGCTGCCGAAAGACCTCACCCGCGTATAGGGATGAACGGTTGAAAGTGAGCAGGTGAAAGTGACCAGTTGAAAGTCGATGGTTGATGGTCGGTTCCTCACCTCCATCAACCATCCACTTTCAACCTGCCGTCATACGGACTGCCGTTTGTTTCGTTCACAGATCGGAACCCCACTGA
Protein-coding sequences here:
- a CDS encoding peptide chain release factor 3, with product MTSPDTNPAALSSEIARRRTFAIISHPDAGKTTITEKLLLYGGAIQEAGSVTAKEGRSHTKSDWMSIEQQRGISISSSALTFEYGGRHINLLDTPGHQDFSEDTYRTLTAADSALMVLDAARGVQAQTEKLFAVCRNRGIPILTFVNKMDRPAQDPFELLEQLEGILKITAVPLTWPIGDGPDFKGVYDLQTGQVLAFERTSGGKHRAPMQTSGLNDPKLDALVGADLAAKLREDVELIQGAMPEFEEAKFLSGELTPVFFGSAMNNFGVEHFLSNFVDLAPPPGAVETNLGERSPEAPFAGFIFKLQANMSKQHRDRTAYMRVMSGHFERGMDVTHTRTGRKLRLSQAHTLFAQDREKVEEAYPGDIVGLVNPGVFQIGDVISLDAKVTLPGFPRFTPETFATISLKDVGKRKAFMKGLTQLAEEGVVQVFYPTDGARDPYLGAVGPLQFEVFQARLQEEYGVDVEMHVTSYGLVRWLAGDPTNVARFARHVEDDQGRPVMLFRSKYDLEYTAEQHPEIEFLPLPKDLTRV